Genomic DNA from Luteitalea sp.:
TCACGACGAGTCGCCCACCCGGCTTCAATCCAGCCATGAGACTGCGATTCATCGCCGACGGATCGGCGAAATGATAGTAGACGTTCCGGATCAGCATCGAGTCGCAGCAGCGGTCTGGAGGGTTCGTTCTGTTCGGGTCGCCCAAGATGGTAACAACGTTCTGTACCCCTTTTTAATCACCTAGGCCGGTTTGCATAACGCCCAAGGTCTGCCGCCACCATCGCCCGCGTCCAAGGGCAATCACTCCTAGTCGCATATCAGTCGTCAGTCGGCCCAGGGAGCCCGCGATGCCGGCCCCGTGAGCAGCGTGTTGGCTGCCTCGTCATTCGGAAAGCGTTCGTTGTCGGGGTCCCAGGTCAGCGTCGCGCCGTCACGCTGGATGCCGATGTGCGCCAGGTGGCAGATAGAGATCGTCCGCTGCCCCACTTCGGCATCCTCCATCGTCTGGCCGCGTGTCCTGACGGCGTCGATGAAGTCCACGCGCTCGCTGCGAAGGGGGAATCGCACGTCGCTCGAACCGAGGCGTGCCGCGAGGATGTCGGGACTGCTGGCCTCGAGGAGCTCAGGGTGCTGTGCGGACGTCGCGTAGTTGACCTGGAGCCAGCCCTTGTCCCCCTCGAAGCGGATGTTCGGCTGATCCATCGTGTAGAAGAGCTGCACGCCGTTGGCGAAGCGGAACCGCGCATCGAACGTCTCGAGCACGTTCCAGACCGCGCCGTCGTGGTACTTGCCTGTGGCCTGCACCTCCACCGGCCCGGTACGCTCGGTGCCGTTGGCCCACTGCGCGACGTCCACCAGGTGCGCGCCCCAGTTGGTGAGCATGCCGTCGGCAAACAGCTTGCTGCGGAACCATCCCGGCCGGCTCTTGAGATCGCGCGGCGGGTGCACGCGTTTCTGCATATACGGCACCTTCTCGGCGGGCCCGAGCCACAGGTCGTAGTCGAGGTCCGCTGGCGGCGCCGTCACGATCTCTGCCTCCTCGGGAAACTCCTCCTTCGGTGAGGCCACGCGGATCGTGTGAAGCTTGCCGATGCGGCGGTTGCGCACCAACTCTGCCGCACGATGGAAGCGCTCGAGCGATCGGAACTCGCTGTCCACCCGGAACACACGCGTGTGCTGCGCGGTCGTCTTCACGACGCGCCGGCCCTCGCTGATGTAGCGGGTGATGGGCTTCTCGAGCGACACGTCCTTGCCTGCCCTGAGCGCGGCGAGCGCCATTGGCACGTGCCAG
This window encodes:
- a CDS encoding gfo/Idh/MocA family oxidoreductase, with the protein product MGGDGARGGSPLGHNSGMGSLHPHGGSSYLRRSCRDTVVQGLLRHARFGLRCQHMQRRRFLQSAGLIAAGTAAPFVLPSRLFADQAPSERVTLGFIGTGRQAQALNIPEFMAVPGVQVVAVCDVDSWRAGQAKALVESTYAKRQPSGSYRGCAAFRDFRELLARTDIDAVMISTPDHWHVPMALAALRAGKDVSLEKPITRYISEGRRVVKTTAQHTRVFRVDSEFRSLERFHRAAELVRNRRIGKLHTIRVASPKEEFPEEAEIVTAPPADLDYDLWLGPAEKVPYMQKRVHPPRDLKSRPGWFRSKLFADGMLTNWGAHLVDVAQWANGTERTGPVEVQATGKYHDGAVWNVLETFDARFRFANGVQLFYTMDQPNIRFEGDKGWLQVNYATSAQHPELLEASSPDILAARLGSSDVRFPLRSERVDFIDAVRTRGQTMEDAEVGQRTISICHLAHIGIQRDGATLTWDPDNERFPNDEAANTLLTGPASRAPWAD